The following proteins are encoded in a genomic region of Brachypodium distachyon strain Bd21 chromosome 1, Brachypodium_distachyon_v3.0, whole genome shotgun sequence:
- the LOC104581744 gene encoding uncharacterized protein LOC104581744 encodes MPPPPVLLNELLEDVFLCLPPDEPEHLVRASSVCKPWCSILADPGFRRRYRELHGTPPVLGFFQNIRRGCQFLPASAFRPAGADFRKWVAMDCRHGRVLFRAKSLDIKVHYEFVVWDPMTGNECRVPLPDMSLICFSATVLCATEGCDHHGCQGQGGAFRVAVISTTRTRVTKATSACLYSSETGLWSELTTVNNLDASGQNTIMTSIIVDNALYFNSVGNHIVKYQLATLDLSLFKKLIRCGGELITTEDGGLGFASLNYITLTLWSRETSPDGAVGWARHRVIHLMKLLPHSALLTRSVPYIISAHVFMDGAQVIFLGAHFSVYMVELKSGRSRKVLEQLGKIMDIIPYASFCIPGVEAASTGQGQ; translated from the exons atgccgccgccgccggtgctgctGAACGAGCTCCTCGAGGACGTATTCCTCTGCCTTCCGCCGGACGAGCCAGAGCACCTCGTCCGCGCCTCCTCTGTCTGCAAGCCGTGGTGCAGCATCCTCGCCGACCCcggcttccgccgccgctaccGCGAGCTCCACGGGACACCTCCCGTCTTGGGATTTTTCCAGAACATTCGACGAGGCTGCCAATTCCTCCCTGCCTCCGCCTTTCGACCTGCCGGGGCTGACTTCCGCAAGTGGGTTGCAATGGActgccgccacggccgcgtcCTCTTCCGCGCCAAAAGCCTGGACATCAAGGTGCATTATGAATTCGTCGTCTGGGACCCTATGACGGGCAACGAGTGCCGCGTCCCCTTGCCGGACATGAGCCTCATTTGCTTCTCAGCGACGGTGCTCTGTGCCACGGAAGGCTGTGACCACCATGGCTGCCAAGGACAAGGTGGGGCGTTCCGCGTGGCCGTCATTTCTACCACACGGACACGGGTGACCAAAGCCACATCTGCCTGCTTATACTCATCAGAGACTGGCTTGTGGAGTGAGCTCACCACTGTTAACAATCTCGATGCCTCGGGCCAGAATACGATTATGACTAGTATCATTGTGGATAATGCGCTCTACTTCAACAGCGTTGGAAATCACATTGTCAAGTACCAACTAGCCACACTTGACTTGTCACTGTTTAAGAAGCTGATCAGGTGCGGTGGGGAACTCATTACAACGGAAGACGGTGGGTTGGGATTTGCTTCCCTGAATTACATAACCTTAACCTTGTGGTCAAGGGAGACCAGCCCTGATGGAGCCGTGGGATGGGCACGACACAGGGTAATTCATCTCATGAAGCTGCTACCTCACTCTGCCCTCTTGACACGTAGTGTGCCGTACATCATAAGTGCGCATGTCTTCATGGATGGCGCCCAAGTAATTTTCCTGGGCGCACATTTTAGTGTCTACATGGTTGAACTCAAGTCAGGGCGATCCAGGAAGGTGCTTGAGCAGCTCGGCAAAATCATGGACATCATTCCCTATGCGAGCTTCTGCATTCCAG GAGTGGAAGCAGCTTCTACAGGCCAGGGGCAATGA
- the LOC100838628 gene encoding uncharacterized protein LOC100838628 — MPSVLVGDALYFTSIDHILKYELATLDLSVFEKPTVHTGTLVTVEDGELGFASVNDTTLTLWSRETGSAGAVGWAKHRVIDLVTLLPDGALSVPTLSSRQLITHVPGFIDGTQVIFLGTHVGVYMVQLKSGLAKKVLEQLGGLRKVFPYASFCIPAMEAASKSQGQ, encoded by the exons ATGCCTAGTGTTCTTGTGGGTGATGCCCTCTACTTCACCAGCATTGATCACATCCTCAAGTACGAACTAGCCACACTTGATTTGTCAGTGTTTGAGAAGCCGACCGTGCACACTGGGACACTCGTTACAGTGGAAGACGGTGAGTTGGGATTCGCTAGTGTGAATGACACAACCTTAACCCTGTGGTCGAGGGAGACTGGTTCTGCTGGAGCCGTGGGATGGGCAAAACACAGGGTAATCGATCTCGTGACTCTGCTCCCTGATGGTGCTCTCTCGGTCCCAACATTATCTAGTAGGCAGTTGATTACACATGTGCCTGGCTTCATTGATGGCACCCAAGTAATTTTTTTGGGCACACATGTTGGTGTCTACATGGTCCAACTCAAGTCAGGGCTAGCCAAGAAGGTGCTAGAGCAGCTCGGCGGATTAAGGAAAGTCTTTCCCTATGCGAGCTTCTGCATTCCAG CAATGGAAGCAGCTTCTAAAAGCCAGGGGCAATGA
- the LOC112270709 gene encoding uncharacterized protein LOC112270709, with product MPPPPPVLLDELMEEFFFRLPPDEPEHLVRASSVCKPWRGILADAGFRRRYLEFHGTPPVLGLLHNTLGESYCHSRFVPTSAFRPAVTDIPSWTAMDCRHGRALFLESSLNIEGFQLVVWDPMLGNESRVPWPDHDPRCRLRRGRALRRGRL from the coding sequence atgccgccgccgccgccggtgctgctGGACGAGCTCATGGAGGAGTTCTTCTTCCGCCTTCCGCCGGATGAGCCAGAGCACCTCGTCCGCGCATCCTCCGTCTGCAAGCCGTGGCGCGGcatcctcgccgacgccggcttccgccgccgctaccTCGAGTTCCACGGGACACCTCCCGTCCTGGGACTCCTCCATAACACTCTAGGAGAGAGCTATTGTCACTCCCGATTCGTCCCCACCTCTGCCTTTCGCCCTGCCGTGACCGACATTCCCAGCTGGACTGCGATGGActgccgccacggccgcgccctCTTCCTCGAATCCAGCCTGAACATTGAGGGTTTTCAACTAGTCGTCTGGGACCCTATGTTGGGCAACGAGAGCCGCGTGCCCTGGCCGGACCACGATCCTCGCTGCAGGCTTCGGCGTGGCCGTGCTCTGCGCCGTGGAAGGCTGTGA
- the LOC104582341 gene encoding uncharacterized protein LOC104582341: MDRLNGWLLECDDNDASKMKAISDEFCRTSNDMDLLVDFMDTGVIFIDDQEAMSRGEEPEHLVRASSVCKPWRGILADAGFRRRHLKLHWTPPVLGLFQNIRGDCRFVPTSSFRPAKPDLRGWLAVDCRHGRVLFRHGSEFVVWDPITGGERRVPLPDNMELTSFAAAVLCAAEGCDHHGCQGQGGPFRVAVVSTAQVNKVTSACLYSSETGAWSQRTSVGNLPTWGLGDRNRKMTSVIVDDGLYFNSIGYHIVKYQLATLDLSLFEKPVRCREGELITTEDGGLGFAVKGEQPLMEPWDGHNTG, translated from the exons ATGGACAGGCTCAACGGGTGGCTCCTCGAGTGCGACGACAATGATGCTTCCAAGATGAAGGCCATCTCGGATGAGTTCTGTAGGACTTCCAATGACATGGACTTGCTCGTGGATTTCATGGACACGGGCGTCATCTTCATCGACGACCAGGAAGCAATGAGTCGTGGTGAGGAG CCAGAGCACCTCGTCCGCGCCTCCTCCGTCTGCAAGCCGTGGCGCGGCATCCTCGCTGACGCcggcttccgccgccgccacctcaaGCTCCACTGGACGCCTCCCGTCCTGGGACTCTTCCAGAACATCCGAGGAGACTGCCGATTCGTCCCGACCTCCTCCTTTCGGCCTGCCAAGCCTGACCTTCGCGGCTGGCTTGCGGTGGActgccgccacggccgcgtcCTCTTCCGCCACGGTTCTGAATTCGTCGTCTGGGATCCGATTAcgggcggcgagcgccgcGTGCCCTTGCCGGACAACATGGAACTCACTAGcttcgcggcggcggtgctctgCGCCGCGGAAGGCTGCGACCACCATGGctgccaaggacaaggagggCCGTTCCGCGTGGCCGTCGTGTCTACCGCACAGGTTAACAAAGTCACATCTGCCTGCTTATACTCATCGGAGACCGGCGCGTGGAGCCAGCGAACCTCTGTCGGCAACCTCCCTACCTGGGGTTTGGGCGACCGGAATAGGAAAATGACGAGCGTCATCGTGGATGATGGGCTCTACTTCAACAGCATTGGATATCACATTGTCAAGTACCAACTAGCCACACTTGACTTGTCACTGTTTGAGAAGCCGGTCAGGTGCCGTGAAGGGGAACTCATTACGACGGAAGACGGTGGGTTGGGATTTGCCGTCAAGGGAGAACAGCCCCTGATGGAGCCCTGGGATGGGCACAACACAGGGTAA